In a single window of the Nicotiana tomentosiformis chromosome 10, ASM39032v3, whole genome shotgun sequence genome:
- the LOC104109350 gene encoding pentatricopeptide repeat-containing protein At1g74600, chloroplastic, translated as MNSVSCHQLEQKFSAFGRKFISSIALVDGTSNFSDQHPIQLLNARTNPRNIVHSKPEIAHSHLIKTQNLESNVYAANSLLDAYRKSRMDNAAKLLDEMPNPNTFSWNLMISNSNKALLYEDAWRLFCRMHMLGFDMNMFTYGSVLSTCGALTSTLWGEQVYGLVMKNGFFSDGYVRCGMIELFSRSCRFRDALRVFYDCLCDNVVCWNAIIAGAIKNRMYWVGLDIFSRMWGGFLKPNEFTIPSVLNACVALLELRLGKTVHGAVIKCGLEKDVFVGTAIVDLYAKCGVMDEAFKEFMQMPVSNVVSWTAMLNGFVQNGDPLSAVGIFAEMRNKEVEINSYTVTSVLTACANPAMAKEAIQIHSWIYKTGFYQDPVVQNSLINMYSKIGEVSLSEAVFAEAENLQHLGLWSNMISVLAQNSNSDKVIHLFQRIFQEDLKPDKFCCSSVLGVVDCLDLGRQIHSYTLKSGLISNVNVSSSLFTMYSKCGNIEESYIIFELIEDKDIVSWASMIAGLVEHGFSDKAVELFREMSVEEVTPDEMTLTAILNACSSLQTVKTGKEIHGFILRHGVGELGIANGAIVNMYTKCSDLVSARRFFDMLPLKDKFSCTSIVTGYAQRGYVEDTLQLFKQMLMADLDICSFTISSILGVLALSNRSGIGIQVHAYCMKMGSQSEASTGGSLVMMYSKCGSVDDCCKAFEEILAPDLVSWTAMIVSYAQNGKGGDALQVYELMRNSGITPDSVTFIGVLSACSHAGLVEEGYFFLTSMMKDYGIEPGYRHYACMVDLLGRSGRLTEAERIISEMPMKPDALVWGTLLAACKVHGDVELGKLAAKKIIELEPSEVGAYISLSNIWASVGQWEEVLKIRSSMQGTGIAKEPGWSSL; from the coding sequence ATGAACTCTGTCAGCTGCCACCAACTAGAGCAGAAATTCTCAGCTTTTGGGCGCAAATTCATCTCTTCCATTGCCTTAGTTGATGGCACATCTAATTTCTCAGACCAGCACCCTATTCAGCTCCTCAATGCACGCACCAACCCCAGAAATATTGTTcactcaaaacccgaaattgcgCATTCCCATCTCATAAAGACCCAGAATCTTGAATCCAATGTATATGCTGCAAACTCTTTGCTTGATGCTTACCGTAAATCAAGAATGGACAATGCGGCGAAGCTGCTTGATGAAATGCCTAACCCAAATACATTTTCCTGGAATCTTATGATTTCAAATTCTAATAAAGCGTTATTGTACGAGGATGCTTGGAGGTTATTTTGTAGGATGCACATGTTGGGGTTTGATATGAATATGTTTACATATGGTAGTGTTCTCTCTACTTGTGGTGCTTTAACATCTACATTGTGGGGTGAGCAGGTTTATGGGCTTGTGATGAAAAATGGGTTTTTCTCTGATGGATATGTAAGATGtgggatgattgagttgttttcaaGAAGTTGTAGGTTTCGTGATGCTTTAAGGGTGTTTTATGATTGTTTGTGTGATAATGTGGTTTGTTGGAATGCTATTATAGCAGGAGCGATAAAAAATAGGATGTATTGGGTTGGTTTGGATATTTTTAGCCGAATGTGGGGTGGGTTTTTAAAGCCTAACGAATTTACAATTCCTAGTGTATTGAATGCTTGTGTTGCACTCTTGGAACTTCGGCTTGGCAAAACGGTTCATGGAGCGGTGATAAAATGCGGCCTGGAAAAAGATGTTTTCGTGGGGACTGCTATTGTTGATTTGTATGCAAAATGTGGGGTTATGGATGAAGCATTTAAGGAATTCATGCAGATGCCAGTCAGCAATGTTGTTTCTTGGACTGCCATGCTAAATGGTTTCGTCCAGAATGGTGATCCTCTTTCTGCAGTTGGAATCTTTGCGGAAATGAGGAATAAAGAGGTCGAGATAAACAGCTACACTGTCACTAGTGTACTTACTGCATGTGCTAATCCTGCTATGGCAAAGGAAGCAATCCAAATCCATTCTTGGATCTATAAGACTGGGTTTTATCAGGATCCAGTTGTTCAAAATTCTTTGATCAATATGTACTCGAAGATAGGGGAAGTTTCCCTCTCTGAGGCAGTCTTTGCAGAGGCTGAAAATCTGCAGCACCTAGGTTTATGGTCTAACATGATTTCTGTTCTTGCCCAGAATAGTAATTCTGACAAGGTAATTCATCTATTTCAAAGAATATTTCAGGAGGACTTGAAACCTGATAAGTTCTGTTGTTCTAGTGTCTTGGGAGTTGTAGACTGTCTAGACTTGGGTAGACAGATACATAGCTACACTCTTAAATCGGGTTTAATCTCTAATGTTAATGTGAGCAGTTCTCTTTTCACAATGTACTCGAAATGTGGTAATATAGAGGAATCATATATCATATTTGAGCTGATTGAGGATAAGGATATTGTCTCATGGGCCTCAATGATTGCTGGTCTTGTGGAACACGGTTTTTCAGATAAAGCTGTTGAATTGTTCAGAGAGATGTCCGTGGAGGAAGTCACTCCTGACGAAATGACATTAACTGCTATCCTTAACGCATGTAGTTCTCTTCAGACCGTGAAAACTGGCAAAGAAATTCATGGCTTCATTCTTCGGCATGGTGTTGGTGAGCTCGGCATTGCCAATGGTGCCATTGTGAATATGTATACAAAGTGTAGTGATCTAGTTTCGGCGAGAAGGTTCTTTGATATGTTACCCCTTAAAGATAAGTTTTCTTGTACTTCCATTGTCACCGGGTATGCTCAAAGGGGTTATGTGGAAGATACGCTTCAGCTATTCAAGCAAATGCTGATGGCTGATTTAGATATTTGTTCCTTTAcaatttcttccattcttggggtTCTTGCTCTTTCTAACAGATCTGGCATTGGCATCCAAGTGCATGCATATTGTATGAAAATGGGATCACAATCAGAAGCATCGACAGGAGGTTCACTGGTTATGATGTACTCAAAATGTGGAAGTGTTGATGATTGCTGCAAAGCATTTGAAGAAATCTTGGCACCTGATTTGGTGAGCTGGACTGCTATGATTGTAAGCTATGCTCAAAATGGAAAAGGGGGAGATGCTTTGCAAGTTTATGAGTTAATGAGGAATTCAGGAATCACGCCTGATTCAGTGACTTTTATTGGTGTTCTTTCTGCTTGTAGCCATGCTGGTTTGGTTGAAGAAGGGTATTTCTTTCTAACTTCAATGATGAAAGACTACGGAATTGAGCCTGGTTACCGTCATTATGCCTGTATGGTGGATCTTCTCGGTCGCTCTGGTAGATTAACTGAGGCTGAGAGGATCATAAGTGAGATGCCAATGAAACCTGATGCTTTGGTCTGGGGAACACTACTTGCTGCTTGTAAAGTGCATGGCGACGTTGAGCTAGGAAAACTGGCAGCAAAAAAGATCATAGAGTTGGAGCCAAGTGAAGTTGGTGCATATATCTCATTGTCAAATATCTGGGCCAGTGTCGGCCAATGGGAAGAAGTCTTGAAAATAAGAAGTTCAATGCAAGGAACTGGGATAGCGAAGGAGCCCGGATGGAGTTCTTTGTGA